In Gossypium hirsutum isolate 1008001.06 chromosome D06, Gossypium_hirsutum_v2.1, whole genome shotgun sequence, one genomic interval encodes:
- the LOC107962416 gene encoding taraxerol synthase isoform X2, which yields MWRLKIGEGGNDPYLYSTNNFLGRQTWEFDPRAGTAEERAEVEEARLNFYNNRYNVQPSSDLLWQMQFLREKKTQQTIPQPKIEDGEEVTYEVTTAAVKRDVHLFSALQSRHGHWPAENSGPMYYIPPLVMSLYITGHLNTIFSREHRKEILRYIYCHQNEDGGWGLSIGVHSTMFCTTLNYICMRLLGVGPDGGLNNACERARKWILDRGGVTTISSWGKTWLSLRQELHTEPYDEIDWSKKRHLCAKPLCMLACWVEDPNGIYFKKHLARVVDCLWVGEDGMKLQGVASQSWDASLLLQALLATNLYDEIGPTLMKGHNFLKNSQVRDNPPGDFKRMFRHISKGSWTFADQDHGWQVSDCTAESLKCCVNFAFMAPEMVGEKMEEGQFYDAVNVLLSLQSKNGGYPAWEPAGGAFWWEWLNPIEFLEDLTKEYEHVECTSSSIQALAIFKKLYPGHRKIEIENCIRKAAKFIEDVQYPDGSWYGSWGICFFYGTWFALSGLKAAGKNFKNCLAIRKGVEFLLKTQREDGGWGRAIFLVLQGYIRPSKEKNRIW from the exons atgtGGAGGCTTAAGATAGGGGAAGGTGGCAATGATCCCTACCTTTACAGTACCAACAATTTTCTGGGAAGACAAACGTGGGAGTTCGATCCAAGAGCAGGTACAGCTGAAGAACGAGCTGAGGTTGAAGAAGCTCGTCTTAACTTCTACAACAATCGGTACAATGTTCAGCCCAGTTCTGATCTCCTCTGGCAAATGCAG TTTCTAAGAGAGAAGAAGACGCAACAAACCATTCCCCAACCAAAGATAGAGGATGGTGAAGAAGTGACATATGAAGTTACTACTGCAGCAGTGAAGAGAGATGTCCACTTGTTTTCAGCACTACAATCAAGACATGGCCATTGGCCAGCTGAAAATTCTGGCCCCATGTATTATATTCCTCCTTTGGTCATGTCTCTCTATATCACAGGACATCTCAATACTATATTCTCTAGAGAGCATCGCAAAGAAATTCTCCGTTATATTTACTGCCATCag AACGAGGATGGAGGATGGGGATTATCCATAGGGGTTCACAGTACAATGTTTTGCACAACTCTCAATTACATTTGTATGCGTTTATTGGGAGTAGGACCTGATGGTGGCCTTAACAATGCTTGCGAGAGAGCTCGAAAGTGGATTCTCGATCGTGGGGGTGTCACTACCATTTCCTCTTGGGGCAAGACTTGGCTTTCA TTAAGACAAGAACTCCACACTGAACCATATGATGAAATCGATTGGAGCAAAAAGAGGCATTTATGTGCAAAG CCTCTATGTATGCTTGCTTGTTGGGTTGAAGATCCAAATGGAATTTATTTTAAGAAGCATCTTGCCAGGGTTGTTGACTGTTTGTGGGTTGGAGAAGATGGAATGAAGCTGCAG GGTGTTGCAAGTCAAAGTTGGGATGCTAGTCTCCTTCTCCAAGCGTTGCTTGCTACCAATTTATATGATGAAATTGGACCAACTCTGATGAAGGGGCATAATTTCTTAAAGAACTCACAG GTTAGGGATAATCCTCCAGGAGACTTTAAAAGAATGTTTAGACACATTTCTAAAGGATCATGGACATTCGCTGATCAAGACCATGGATGGCAAGTTTCTGATTGTACTGCAGAAAGTTTGAAG TGTTGTGTAAATTTTGCATTCATGGCACCAGAAATGGTTGGTGAGAAAATGGAAGAAGGGCAATTTTATGATGCTGTCAATGTTCTTTTATCCTTACAG AGTAAAAATGGTGGTTATCCAGCTTGGGAACCAGCAGGAGGTGCATTCTGGTGGGAG TGGTTGAATCCAATTGAGTTTCTTGAGGATCTGACCAAAGAATATGA GCATGTAGAGTGCACTTCATCGTCAATCCAGGCACTAGCTATTTTCAAGAAACTATACCCAGGGCATAGAAAAATAGAGATTGAAAATTGCATCAGAAAAGCTGCAAAGTTCATTGAAGATGTACAATACCCTGATGGTTCTTG GTATGGAAGTTGGGGAATTTGCTTCTTTTATGGGACATGGTTTGCACTATCAGGGCTTAAGGCTGCAGGAAAGAACTTCAAAAATTGCTTGGCTATTAGGAAAGGAGTTGAGTTTTTGCTTAAAACCCAAAGAGAAGATGGTGGTTGGGGGAGAGCTATCTTTCTTGTCCTACAAgg GTATATACGCCCATCGAAGGAAAAGAATCGAATTTGGTAA
- the LOC107962416 gene encoding lupeol synthase isoform X1: protein MWRLKIGEGGNDPYLYSTNNFLGRQTWEFDPRAGTAEERAEVEEARLNFYNNRYNVQPSSDLLWQMQFLREKKTQQTIPQPKIEDGEEVTYEVTTAAVKRDVHLFSALQSRHGHWPAENSGPMYYIPPLVMSLYITGHLNTIFSREHRKEILRYIYCHQNEDGGWGLSIGVHSTMFCTTLNYICMRLLGVGPDGGLNNACERARKWILDRGGVTTISSWGKTWLSLRQELHTEPYDEIDWSKKRHLCAKEDLHYPHTLLQILLWDSLYLFSEPLLNRWPFNKLRKKALKVAMDLIHYEDENSRYITIGCVEKPLCMLACWVEDPNGIYFKKHLARVVDCLWVGEDGMKLQGVASQSWDASLLLQALLATNLYDEIGPTLMKGHNFLKNSQVRDNPPGDFKRMFRHISKGSWTFADQDHGWQVSDCTAESLKCCVNFAFMAPEMVGEKMEEGQFYDAVNVLLSLQSKNGGYPAWEPAGGAFWWEWLNPIEFLEDLTKEYEHVECTSSSIQALAIFKKLYPGHRKIEIENCIRKAAKFIEDVQYPDGSWYGSWGICFFYGTWFALSGLKAAGKNFKNCLAIRKGVEFLLKTQREDGGWGRAIFLVLQGYIRPSKEKNRIW, encoded by the exons atgtGGAGGCTTAAGATAGGGGAAGGTGGCAATGATCCCTACCTTTACAGTACCAACAATTTTCTGGGAAGACAAACGTGGGAGTTCGATCCAAGAGCAGGTACAGCTGAAGAACGAGCTGAGGTTGAAGAAGCTCGTCTTAACTTCTACAACAATCGGTACAATGTTCAGCCCAGTTCTGATCTCCTCTGGCAAATGCAG TTTCTAAGAGAGAAGAAGACGCAACAAACCATTCCCCAACCAAAGATAGAGGATGGTGAAGAAGTGACATATGAAGTTACTACTGCAGCAGTGAAGAGAGATGTCCACTTGTTTTCAGCACTACAATCAAGACATGGCCATTGGCCAGCTGAAAATTCTGGCCCCATGTATTATATTCCTCCTTTGGTCATGTCTCTCTATATCACAGGACATCTCAATACTATATTCTCTAGAGAGCATCGCAAAGAAATTCTCCGTTATATTTACTGCCATCag AACGAGGATGGAGGATGGGGATTATCCATAGGGGTTCACAGTACAATGTTTTGCACAACTCTCAATTACATTTGTATGCGTTTATTGGGAGTAGGACCTGATGGTGGCCTTAACAATGCTTGCGAGAGAGCTCGAAAGTGGATTCTCGATCGTGGGGGTGTCACTACCATTTCCTCTTGGGGCAAGACTTGGCTTTCA TTAAGACAAGAACTCCACACTGAACCATATGATGAAATCGATTGGAGCAAAAAGAGGCATTTATGTGCAAAG GAAGATCTCCACTATCCTCATACATTGCTTCAAATATTGCTTTGGGATAGTCTCTACTTATTTTCAGAACCTCTCCTTAATCGTTGGCCCTTtaataaattgagaaaaaaagctCTTAAAGTAGCAATGGATCTCATTCACTATGAAGATGAAAACAGTCGCTATATTACCATTGGATGTGTGGAAAAA CCTCTATGTATGCTTGCTTGTTGGGTTGAAGATCCAAATGGAATTTATTTTAAGAAGCATCTTGCCAGGGTTGTTGACTGTTTGTGGGTTGGAGAAGATGGAATGAAGCTGCAG GGTGTTGCAAGTCAAAGTTGGGATGCTAGTCTCCTTCTCCAAGCGTTGCTTGCTACCAATTTATATGATGAAATTGGACCAACTCTGATGAAGGGGCATAATTTCTTAAAGAACTCACAG GTTAGGGATAATCCTCCAGGAGACTTTAAAAGAATGTTTAGACACATTTCTAAAGGATCATGGACATTCGCTGATCAAGACCATGGATGGCAAGTTTCTGATTGTACTGCAGAAAGTTTGAAG TGTTGTGTAAATTTTGCATTCATGGCACCAGAAATGGTTGGTGAGAAAATGGAAGAAGGGCAATTTTATGATGCTGTCAATGTTCTTTTATCCTTACAG AGTAAAAATGGTGGTTATCCAGCTTGGGAACCAGCAGGAGGTGCATTCTGGTGGGAG TGGTTGAATCCAATTGAGTTTCTTGAGGATCTGACCAAAGAATATGA GCATGTAGAGTGCACTTCATCGTCAATCCAGGCACTAGCTATTTTCAAGAAACTATACCCAGGGCATAGAAAAATAGAGATTGAAAATTGCATCAGAAAAGCTGCAAAGTTCATTGAAGATGTACAATACCCTGATGGTTCTTG GTATGGAAGTTGGGGAATTTGCTTCTTTTATGGGACATGGTTTGCACTATCAGGGCTTAAGGCTGCAGGAAAGAACTTCAAAAATTGCTTGGCTATTAGGAAAGGAGTTGAGTTTTTGCTTAAAACCCAAAGAGAAGATGGTGGTTGGGGGAGAGCTATCTTTCTTGTCCTACAAgg GTATATACGCCCATCGAAGGAAAAGAATCGAATTTGGTAA